A stretch of DNA from Candidatus Cloacimonadota bacterium:
AAGGTGTTTCGGTAGTAATTGGATTATATTCAATTCTTGCTTCGAAACACCGTTTTTTTAAGTATTCGATATTATTGTTATATTCCTGCAGATAATCCTTTTTTATTAACCAAGGGTTTACTGTTAATTTTTCTCCTGTTTCTGAGTCGATGAATTCTGTTTCAGACTGAAAATCAAAGAGATATTCCTGCTTATCCTGAATATGAAAAACTATCACTTCGTTCTTCTTGTGGCGGAAATGCTGAAGACCTGAAAGTATGCTATCAGGATCATCTATTAAATCAGAAATTAAAATTATCAAGCCCCTTTTATGAATCCGTTCCGCTAAATTATGCAGTACCTCAGCCGTTCTTGTCTTATCTTCTGCTTCTAAGTTATGGATATTCGTTAAGAGAATATTGAGATATGACTTTACTGAGCGCGGCGGAATATAAGAGGTTATTTTATCAGTAAAAGCTAGTAATCCTGAGGCATCTTGCTGATTTATCATCAGGTAGGAGAGCGAAGAAGCTAATGCTTTGGCATATTCTAATTTGGTTGTTGTTCCCGAAGTATAACCCATTGATTTACTATGATCTATCAGTATATATGATTTGAGATTAGTCTCTTCTTCATAACGACGGATGTAATAACGATTAGTCTTACCATAAACTTTCCAATCAACATCTTTGATGGAGTCACCGGGATTGTACTGTCTGTGATCGGAAAATTCGACACTAAAGCCGTGATAAGGTGATTTATGCAGACCAATGATAAACCCTTCAACTATCAGACGGGCTCTTAATTTAAACTTATCGATCTTAGCGATCAACTCTTCCGAAAGATAACGATTTTCCATTATTCAGGATTTTGTTCTTTGTCTTGTTTTTTAGGTTTTTGAAAAAGCCCGACTAAGATTGCTAAAGGGAAAAGAATAACATAAGCAATTATCAGGAGAATTGGAGAAATGGTAATATCTCCTGTTGCCATGATTATGTATCCTAAGGTAAGGAGTATCACTCCAAGAACAAAAAACACAATACTTGTCGTATTAAAGATAAATTTACTGTTCATATAATGCTTCCAACTCCTTTAAAATTTCTTCTGCTTTATTTCTATAGTCATCATCATCATCTATTTCTATAGCTTGCAGTAAGTAATATTTCGCATCTTCTTTTTCAGATAACTTATAATAGATCATACCAATATGATAGGCAATAACACTACTATCAACACCATTGTAGATTATGCCCTGCATATATGCAAGTGCTTTTTCATAATCCTCAGTTTGATAATAAAGCCAAGCAACACTGTCTTGGATATAATGATTTTCCGGCTCTAAAGATATTGCCTTTAATAAGTACTCTTCTGCTTCACCATACCTCGTCGTATGCATAACTAGAGAGTAACCAAACCAATTCAAGATCAATGGCTCTTCCGGATATAATACAACGGCTCTCTCCATTATTCTTAACTCTTTATCGTGGTCTTTCCTTTTATTATATAGAGAAGCTAAAGTAAGAAATGCTTCCGTAGAAGGGTTGTCATGTTCCTCAATAGTTAGTGTTAAATAGTTAATCGCCAATGAATCAACACCAGAGACATAATAAAAGGAACCAATAAAAGTATAAGGTTCAAATTCAGGATCTTCAACTTTGTTCAACACTTCAACAGCTGATTGATTCAAATCGTGCTCAAGATAAGTATAAGCAATGTTAAAGAGCAGGTCATCATCGTCATTAACAACTTCAGATAGTTTATTCAACAACCCTAAACCTTCGTCTGATTCACTATTATTAAAATATGAAAGAGCTAGTAGATAAGTCGCTCTATCCTGATCATACCCCTTTGAAACTAAGATTTTAATGAATTCTTCAACATCAATATCAAGAATATGATCTTCAGATTCATAAAACAGAATGGATTTTTGTGTTCGAATGTCATCAATGTTCATTAGCTGTTCTGCAGCATTGTCGAAGTCATTAAGCAAGAGATAGAGCGTTGCTAACGATGAATATAGCAATTCTTTATCTTGTAATTCATAATCTGATGCTTGAAAGAGCTTTTGAATTAGTTCACTAGCTAATTCATAGTTTTCGGATAAATAAGCAGCAAGATAGATGATTTGAATAAACTCTGTTTCAGGATCATCTTTGAAATGTTCATAATTAGCGATTATTCTATCATAATCATCGAGAAAGAAGAGGGTTTCCAGAAAAGTGCCTTTATATTCTTTTTCTACTGGTTTCCCTTCATCAAGCAAGGATTCAATAAAATCTACTATACCATACCAATCGAAGTAACGGTTATAGAAGTAAATCAAGCGGTCGTATGATTCTTCATCTTTAAATGTTTGAGCGGCATATTCCAATATCTCCTTACTTTTAAAGGGATTATGATATTCATATATCTGAGCAATAGCATATAGTATGTTGGGATTATTTTTTCCCTTTTCTAAAGCTTTCTCCAAATAGGAAAAATCTACAGTATCTCCGTATCTCAAGAGATATAAGAAATAATCATAATAATTGTATGGGGTTGGATCTAAGTCCAAAACCCATTTCATTGTCCTCAAACCTTCTTTGTTTTTCCCTACTTGGAAATAGGACAATCCTAAGTATCTTAGAGTGTTTAACGAATATAGATTACGAGAGATATGGTTTTCTGCTAAAGCTATCAATTCATCATATCTTGTTTCGTCATCAATAGCTAGTATCCATAGAGTCTCAAGAATTCTCTCTTTAATGCTAATATTTTGGGGATCAGCTAGATCTGCCTGTCTGAATAAACCATAGGCAGTTAAGATATCATCTTGATTATAGGCGATCTCTCCCATAGTGTAAAAATGAATAGAGTTACTATTTGGATTTCCTTTATCTTGGGGGAGAGTTTTAGTATCGGGTAACCTGCTTCCAGATGAACAACCGAAGATAAGTGAAGCAACGATAATTATGACGACCTGAATTACTATGAATTTGCGCATTTCTATTACTTTCTCTATGACAGAAGTTAACACTTGTTTGTGAGGGCTAAAACTTCATATTATAATCAATTAAAATAGCTCTATCGGCACCAGTAGTTTGACGATTATTCTCTAACACATCATAAGCAATAAATTTGACTGCCAAGAAGTCTGTAAATCGAAGATAAAGAGCAAGGTTCAAGTAACCATTACCCTTTCTTTTCCAAAGACTTTCATTAAAGGTCAACTCTTCCATTTCAGGTTTTTTATCGTTTAGAGCAAAGTCATAATCAATCATTAAAGTAAGTTCATCTCCTAACGATTTATCTACACCAAGGAAAAAATTAATACTTTTCTGCTCATCTTTATTTTCCATACTATAGTTTGTTCCGAGATGTAAACCAAGATTACCGAGGAAATAATAATTACGGCTTGCTGCTGCATAAAACCCCTTTGATTTGATATCATATCTTTTTAAGAGGGAATGATAAACCCCATGACCCTGAGAGTCAAATCCAACTACTACAGCAGGTAAAAATGGACTTTCATCTATAATACGATATTTAGCATGAACTTCTGGTCTCTCGTGCCAGTTAGGTGATTCATTGCCGACAATATTTTCTCCACCATAACTTACGCCTAACATAAAACGTGAGAATAAACCAACAGATGCTCCTAAAATGATCCCATTATTTCGATACATCTTTGTGTTAATCAATACTTCTCCATATTGTAGAATTCCAGCAGTAGGAGTATCTGCCAAATATATCAACTCATAACCACTTAAAATGGATATCATACACAAAATGATCAGACAACAGAGTATTATTTTCATAGTTTATCTCCTCTTCTCCTCTCTATCTCCTATAAATCCTTTATATATCAAACTATCTATTCTACTGCTGATAGTGCTTCCGATTCTTGTTCAAGATCAATAGTCCGGCTTATAACTTCTAATTCAATTAAGGCTGGCAACTTGAATCCTTCGGGATAAAAAACTGAATTATCTATTAAATAAGCTCTTTTGCCAATATCATCATAAAAAGCAAAAGACTGAAATGCACCACCGATAGCATGTTTACGGTTTTGCCAACGACCTGAGAGTTTCAGGGCATTGATTCCTACCAGATCTGTTACTTCGGAACGGGTATCTTCTCTTCTAAACTCATCTTCATCGTAATACTGCCATGCTAATCTTTCTCTTGTTGTAAATAACCAATCAATATCCAGATTATTTTCAGGCATATCTTCATAATAAACGGAAAGATACCTATCGGGTTGTTCTCTTCTTCTTGCTAAAAAAGAAATGAAATTATCAGCTTCATTCCTTTTATAAACGATGTAATATTCCGGTATCTTCATATTCCAAGGGAAATTACGAAACAAGCTAACCGGGTGAACATTAAACCCGAATATACGGCTTGCTGTGCGTGCATATAATTTTTCACGAAATTGCTGAAAAACCTCATCGGCTTGCAAGATGTTATATCTCAGCAGATTAGCTTCTGTATCTCCCACTAAAAAGAGGACTAATTGGTCGTTTGCCCAGAGATTATGGCGGATAAACATACCGACTCCGTTTTCATTCACCGACTGAATAACGTTTTCGGTCAAATTCTGTTTTATATAGTTTGAGACATGTCTATCTGAATCGAGATGTGCCAGAAAGATCAAGTTCTTGAAACGGTAAAACAGATCAAGAGAGCTAAAATCGCCACGTTTCAAGTCGAAATAGGTTTCGTTTTCAGTCGTAAAGTAATATCTCTCTATACTTTCTCGCAAATATTGTTCTGCATAGTACCAGACCCGGTCATCAGCAAAGACATAAATCGTTTGTTCATGACCCCAAGAAAGAGGTTTTCTGGGATCTGTCTGGTTTCCTGAAGGACGGTGTCTTCTACTGTCATCACTACCACCACAACTTACAAGTATAGACGATAACAGTATAACTAACAAAACGCTGCACTTTTTCAGAGCAAAGCAGAAAGAAGGATTAAATAGTTTGATCATTCTCGTTTCTCTGATTACTATTCTATCAGAAGTTATGTTACTGTGATGCTTATTAAATATACTATAAATCACTTGTATCCTAACCTTTCACGTTATTTTTCTTTAAGAAAGGGAGATAAGTTATTCCCGATACTATCGTTATAACGACAACAAGCCAGAAAAATATCTGTAAAATATCTGTAAACCGATGCATATTAATTCTTATAAACTCAAACCTAAACTTACCTGCATAGAGTAGCAGGGAGGCAATAATACCGGTCATTTGAAAGGTAGTCTTTAATTTACCCCAGAAGTTAGCAGCGATATAGATATTCTTTTTTTGATACCATGACCTAAGGATTGTAACTAAGATTTCTCTTAAAATAACGATGTATGCAACATAGATACTTGTTAATTCGATAGGGGAAAGAGCAATAGTGATCAAAGCAACGGAGACAATTATCTTGTCTGCCAAGGGATCAACAACTTTCCCGAAATCTGTTATACTTTTAAACTTGCGAGCCAGCACACCATCAAAAAAGTCAGTTATACCAGCAACAATAAATACTAATAAAGCCAGTTCAGCTCCTAATTGATCTCCGATCAAATAAAGACAGATGAGATAAATCGGTACTAATAATATACGGGAAATCGTTAGCATATTAGGAATATGTCGTTTTATTTTCATATCAATCCTTACCTGTTATGAACCAAGCTAATGGCATAGTAACCATAATTGTAGCTAGTATTAATATCCAGCTTTTTGTATCAAGAGAATATGTGAATAGAAGATTCCGGTTTACGAAATAAAGAAGTAGTCCAAAGCAGATTATTGGTAGCAAAGTTGCTATCAAAGATTTGAAAAAATAACCCCCGAATCTATTTACTCTACCTCCTGAACGATAGTAGATAGTCCAAAAGAAATTTTCTTTCTTGATTGCAATAATACGGATAATTAATGCTATTATACAGAGCATGATCAGTGTACCGATAAAAAAAATCCAACGAATAAGAGATATAGATTCTTTAAGATCAAACAAGTTACCTAGATCGCTCTCCTCGGCAACAATCATCAAACCTGTCTCTCTGGTTTCGGTTTGCTCTTTTATTTGGAGGAACTCGGATTTGGATGTTTTGTTCCCATTAAACGAAAAGTGCAACAAATTAGGTAATTGATCAATATCTAATATCTGATCTGTTGCCGGCAAATCATATTCGGCTATCATTTTCCCCAGAATGTCTACATTTGATTCCAAGGAAATAAAACTGATATGAGGACTATCTTGCAAGTCTGAATGAATGCTTTCCAATAGATGCCAGTCGTGAGAAAATATGAGAATCGGCATTTTTTCAATGCGATTAACCAGATTGTTATACTGTTGATTGAACCCAAAGTCTGTAACCGCAAAAATAGAGAGAAAGATGAGAATAATTAGTGTTTGTAGTAAGGTGTATTTCATACTTCAATGACCTTTTTGTTCTCAATTTTATAGTTTTTAGAAAAGGCAAGATTTTCTGATTTGCCGGTAGCAATAAAGACTGTACCATTTTGTTGCATGAGAAACATTATATGCAGAACTTTCTCTAACAGAGTTTGATAAAAAGAAAGGTCGAAATCATCAATAAGAACAACACTGGGTAACAGCATTACAGCCCTGATAAGTTCAATAATCTTCATCTCTGAGAAAGAAAGATTCTTTGCAGAATTGTATTGTTTTGAACCGAGATCAAACTGTTGTAGGTATTCACGAATCTTATTCTTCATTCTTACATTAATGGTTTTAAGGGGAAGCATTATGTTTTGATTGATAGTGAGGTTAGGAAGTATTGCCGGTGTATATTCGATTAACAGAACATCTTTACTACCTTTTCTATATAGTTTTTTTTTATTACTAATATCCCAGATGAATTCATTTTCTTTCTTGAGGAGTTTTTCTCTGCTTTTTCGACTCTTTTTAAGATAATGGTAGATCGCTTGTAAAAAGAGAGTTTTCCCTTTAAGGTTACTATCACAGAGGTAGATTGATTTGCCTTCCGGGATAGTTAAAGCATCTGAGAAGAGAATGATGTTCTTTCCATCTGTAACCTTGAGTTTTGGTATTACTAACATAGAAGTTCACTCACTTTTCTTTTTGTTTTATGCATTTATTAACTGCTCATCCTCTTAGTATGACTTATAAAAAATATGGTTCTCGATTTATTTTCCTGTTGTGTTTTGTTAACATTAATTTGTTCGTTAACTATCTCGAAACCATGTTTCTCGGCTTTTCTTCTGAACTCATCAGCTCTTATAGTTGGATAAAGGAACAATCCTTTACCATTCTTCTTAAGGTTAATCTTCATTATCAATAAAACATCCTCCATATCACAAAGCAATTCATAACGGGACAGAGATTTGGATATTGAAGGGCTTATTCTCACTGTCGTTAGTGAATAAAATGGGGGGTTAGAGTAGATCAGATCATACTTCTCATTGATATCAATTTGTTTTGTTTTCCGAAAATCAGTTAAGATGAGGTCAATATCTGTTTTACTTTGACTTATATTTTTTTTTGCCAGCAGATAGAGCGCTATTTGTGCTTCCAGAGCCTTGATTTGCCAATTTTTAAAAGTAAGAGCCAGCATTATTGCTATTATACCATTACCTGTTCCTAATTCCAACGCCTTGATAGGTTTTTCAGCATTTCCAGAATATTCAGCGACAATATTGCGGTACAAAAATTCACTGTCCGAACTAATAGCCTGGCTTTCAACATCTTGCAGAATGCTTATCTTTGCAAAAGGTAAGGCAACGGGTCTCAAATCCATAATTGTCTTCTTTGTTATGCTCTCTTTAATGTTCCGTCTCTCGAAAGTATTCAAGAAACTTCCAGCATCCTCTTCAATGCCTGCATAGCCCTATCAGCTACCTGTTTTTCAATAGTAATTTCATTGGCTTCTTTATCAATTACTTCCAACAAAAGGGGAAGTGAGCTTTTCTTCATATTTTTACATATTGCTTTCTCTGAAAGTGGATGAATTTTCTTTGCAGGATAACGGGATCGTAACTGCTCTGTTAAGCCGATTTCTGTACCTAAGATCACTTTATCATTCTTAGCGACAAAATCTGCCATCCCTTTTGTGGAAGCTACAATATCGGCTAATCGAACAACTTCCGGAATACACTCAGGATGTACCATCAATGTATAATCCGGATATTCTCTTCTGACTCTTTCAACATCTTGTACAGTAATATTGACATGGTGAACACTACAGAAACCCTTCCAAACAATGATCTCTCTTCCACTCTGCTCAGCTACATAACTTCCCAGATTCTGATCCGGCACAAATAGTATCTTTTTATCAGGTGGTATTGATTTAACAACCTTAAGGGCATTTGAAGAGGTACAGCAGATATCACTTTCTGCTTTTACTTCGATAGATGAGTTAACATAACAGACTACCTCAGAGCCGGGAAATTCAGCTTTAAAATCCCGTAATTGCTCGGCAGTAATCATATCTGCCATTGGACAACCGGCATTGGGGTGAGATAGCAAAACTTTTGCCTTTGGATTTAATAGTTTAGCTGTTTCAGCCATAAATTTTACTCCTGCCAAAACAATAATCTTGGCATCTGTCATGGCAGCTTCCTGAGCTAACTGTAAAGAATCTCCGGTTATATCAGCCACACTATGTATTTCAAGTGGTTGATAATTATGAACTAATATCAAAACATTCTTTTTCTTCTTGAGGTTTTCTATCTGACATATCAATTCAGTAATACTTTTATTAAAGGTCATTGCTGTCTCCATTACATTATATCAATGTAGCTTGATTTGCTTAATAAAGAGCAATTAGTTGACAAACCATAAACTGATTTATTTCAAATCAGTATGACCAAATCCTCCACTCCCTCTTGTAGTTTCATCAAGCTCTGTACAGAGATCGAATTCAATCTCGTGACATTGCGATATTACCATCTGAGCTATTCTGGTTCCGGGCTCCAAATAAAAGGTCGCTTCACTGGCATTGAAGAGGATCACTTTGATCTCACCGCGATAATCGGCATCAATAGTTCCGGGAGAATTCAGTATCCCAATCCCGTAGTTCAGAGATAAACCGCTGCGAGGTCTGATCTGTGCCTCATAACCATGCGGAATACTGATAGCTATTCCGGTTGGAATCAGGGCAATATCTCTTGGTTTTATAATCTGTGTCGTTTCATTTGCTGAATAGAGATCGTATCCAGCAGCATTTTGACTCATCTTTTGTGGTATAATTGCCTGAGATACGAGTCTCTTTATTCCGATCCGAATCATTTGTGTTATATTTCTCGGGAGATAATATAATTGTTTAGTAAGTGCAGATGGAGAGCTTTTTCTCCATATTGAGAGAGGATTTCATTTGCCTCATCAATCATTCGTTGTGCTTCGATTTTTGACTTCTCAAGTCCATAGACCGCCGGATAAGTAACCTTTTGGCTTTCCATGTCTTTACCGGTAGTCTTGCCTAAACTACTCTCCTCACCTTCAATATCAAGGATATCATCAATAATTTGAAATGCCATGCCGAAAAGATAGCCATATCTGTCGAGACGTTGAAAATCTTCTTCTCCGGCTTTGGCGACAAAACAAGCAATTCTCGTACAAAGTTGAAAGAGTTTGACGGTTTTGTTCAAATGTATGAATTCTAATACTTTGGGGTTTCCTTTCTTGCCTTCGTTTATTATATCTGCCATTTGTCCGGCTATAAGTCCCTGATCTCCACAAACGGCAACAAATTCTTTGATGATCTTTAACTTCAACGTATCTTCTAGATCAACCATGTTCAATAACTCGATTGAGTTAACAAGAAGTGCATCTCCTGCTAATAAAGCCAAATCAGCTCCATAAACAACATGACAGGTTGGTTTACCACGACGGATATCATCATTATCAATATCCGGCAGATCATCGTGTATTAGGGTATAAGTATGCATTAATTCTAAGGCAGCGGCGACCTCGGTTATCTTTTCGGTTTTTTCAGAAAAGAGATTGTAGGTTCGGATCATTAAGTAGGGTCTAATCCTTTTGCCCCCTGCAAATAGCGTGTGTCGCATGGCTTTATGAATCTGTTTGGGATATTCATCTTTACGGGGTAAGAATCTATCCAGAGCTATGTTGACCAGTTCGTTTTTCTCTTTTAAATCTCTTTTAAATAACATCCTATTCTTCATCACTTCCCCTGTCTGTTGTTTGGCTTCTTTCGTTTAATTTTTTGGTTATCATTTCTATTTTTGACTCCACATCAGATAATTTCTTGTCGCAGATTGCAACTAACTCCGAACCCTCTTCGAATAATTTCACAAGTTCGTCAAGATCATCGATATCGTCTTCTAATTTCTCGATAATCTCTTCTAAACGCTTCAGGGCTATCTTAAATTGGATATCATTATTCATATAATATCTCCTCTAAAGTACTTTCCATCACAACCAATAATTCTCCACTATCATAACAGATTTTGATTTCTGAGTCAATAAAAACATTACTAAGACCCCGAGTTGAATGCCAAAAAAGGGGTTCTTTTCTTAAAGGATAGCCAAGACCGGATGTGTCTACACCAGTAACTACTTCTGTCAAAGGAATCAGAGAGATCTTTTTTCCGAGGATACCCCTATATGACCAAGAATGAGGAATCAGCATGATCAGCTCTTTAAAGTTAGATATTTTTGCCTTTATTCCTTTGGTTCTTGCTTTAAAAAGCAACGTTACAACACCCCAAGAATGAGCAAAATTCCC
This window harbors:
- the pgsA gene encoding CDP-diacylglycerol--glycerol-3-phosphate 3-phosphatidyltransferase, with translation MKIKRHIPNMLTISRILLVPIYLICLYLIGDQLGAELALLVFIVAGITDFFDGVLARKFKSITDFGKVVDPLADKIIVSVALITIALSPIELTSIYVAYIVILREILVTILRSWYQKKNIYIAANFWGKLKTTFQMTGIIASLLLYAGKFRFEFIRINMHRFTDILQIFFWLVVVITIVSGITYLPFLKKNNVKG
- the xseB gene encoding exodeoxyribonuclease VII small subunit, with the protein product MNNDIQFKIALKRLEEIIEKLEDDIDDLDELVKLFEEGSELVAICDKKLSDVESKIEMITKKLNERSQTTDRGSDEE
- a CDS encoding DUF4837 family protein, whose translation is MIYSIFNKHHSNITSDRIVIRETRMIKLFNPSFCFALKKCSVLLVILLSSILVSCGGSDDSRRHRPSGNQTDPRKPLSWGHEQTIYVFADDRVWYYAEQYLRESIERYYFTTENETYFDLKRGDFSSLDLFYRFKNLIFLAHLDSDRHVSNYIKQNLTENVIQSVNENGVGMFIRHNLWANDQLVLFLVGDTEANLLRYNILQADEVFQQFREKLYARTASRIFGFNVHPVSLFRNFPWNMKIPEYYIVYKRNEADNFISFLARRREQPDRYLSVYYEDMPENNLDIDWLFTTRERLAWQYYDEDEFRREDTRSEVTDLVGINALKLSGRWQNRKHAIGGAFQSFAFYDDIGKRAYLIDNSVFYPEGFKLPALIELEVISRTIDLEQESEALSAVE
- a CDS encoding YjbH domain-containing protein — translated: MKIILCCLIILCMISILSGYELIYLADTPTAGILQYGEVLINTKMYRNNGIILGASVGLFSRFMLGVSYGGENIVGNESPNWHERPEVHAKYRIIDESPFLPAVVVGFDSQGHGVYHSLLKRYDIKSKGFYAAASRNYYFLGNLGLHLGTNYSMENKDEQKSINFFLGVDKSLGDELTLMIDYDFALNDKKPEMEELTFNESLWKRKGNGYLNLALYLRFTDFLAVKFIAYDVLENNRQTTGADRAILIDYNMKF
- a CDS encoding polyprenyl synthetase family protein, translating into MKNRMLFKRDLKEKNELVNIALDRFLPRKDEYPKQIHKAMRHTLFAGGKRIRPYLMIRTYNLFSEKTEKITEVAAALELMHTYTLIHDDLPDIDNDDIRRGKPTCHVVYGADLALLAGDALLVNSIELLNMVDLEDTLKLKIIKEFVAVCGDQGLIAGQMADIINEGKKGNPKVLEFIHLNKTVKLFQLCTRIACFVAKAGEEDFQRLDRYGYLFGMAFQIIDDILDIEGEESSLGKTTGKDMESQKVTYPAVYGLEKSKIEAQRMIDEANEILSQYGEKALHLHLLNNYIISREI
- the nadA gene encoding quinolinate synthase NadA, translating into MTFNKSITELICQIENLKKKKNVLILVHNYQPLEIHSVADITGDSLQLAQEAAMTDAKIIVLAGVKFMAETAKLLNPKAKVLLSHPNAGCPMADMITAEQLRDFKAEFPGSEVVCYVNSSIEVKAESDICCTSSNALKVVKSIPPDKKILFVPDQNLGSYVAEQSGREIIVWKGFCSVHHVNITVQDVERVRREYPDYTLMVHPECIPEVVRLADIVASTKGMADFVAKNDKVILGTEIGLTEQLRSRYPAKKIHPLSEKAICKNMKKSSLPLLLEVIDKEANEITIEKQVADRAMQALKRMLEVS
- a CDS encoding ATP-binding cassette domain-containing protein, producing the protein MLVIPKLKVTDGKNIILFSDALTIPEGKSIYLCDSNLKGKTLFLQAIYHYLKKSRKSREKLLKKENEFIWDISNKKKLYRKGSKDVLLIEYTPAILPNLTINQNIMLPLKTINVRMKNKIREYLQQFDLGSKQYNSAKNLSFSEMKIIELIRAVMLLPSVVLIDDFDLSFYQTLLEKVLHIMFLMQQNGTVFIATGKSENLAFSKNYKIENKKVIEV
- the dut gene encoding dUTP diphosphatase gives rise to the protein MIRIGIKRLVSQAIIPQKMSQNAAGYDLYSANETTQIIKPRDIALIPTGIAISIPHGYEAQIRPRSGLSLNYGIGILNSPGTIDADYRGEIKVILFNASEATFYLEPGTRIAQMVISQCHEIEFDLCTELDETTRGSGGFGHTDLK
- a CDS encoding methyltransferase; amino-acid sequence: MDLRPVALPFAKISILQDVESQAISSDSEFLYRNIVAEYSGNAEKPIKALELGTGNGIIAIMLALTFKNWQIKALEAQIALYLLAKKNISQSKTDIDLILTDFRKTKQIDINEKYDLIYSNPPFYSLTTVRISPSISKSLSRYELLCDMEDVLLIMKINLKKNGKGLFLYPTIRADEFRRKAEKHGFEIVNEQINVNKTQQENKSRTIFFISHTKRMSS
- a CDS encoding DUF58 domain-containing protein; the protein is MENRYLSEELIAKIDKFKLRARLIVEGFIIGLHKSPYHGFSVEFSDHRQYNPGDSIKDVDWKVYGKTNRYYIRRYEEETNLKSYILIDHSKSMGYTSGTTTKLEYAKALASSLSYLMINQQDASGLLAFTDKITSYIPPRSVKSYLNILLTNIHNLEAEDKTRTAEVLHNLAERIHKRGLIILISDLIDDPDSILSGLQHFRHKKNEVIVFHIQDKQEYLFDFQSETEFIDSETGEKLTVNPWLIKKDYLQEYNNNIEYLKKRCFEARIEYNPITTETPYDQVLLQYLLKRAKLI